From Bacteriovorax sp. BAL6_X, the proteins below share one genomic window:
- a CDS encoding 3-oxoacyl-ACP synthase III: MKYNNVVIEDYAYIEPPEILTSDKLEELLGPIYTRLKLPHGRLELMTGIKSRGFWPNSTRPSSIATEAGNKLLDKLSKKGIKKGDINLLINSSVCRDFLEPSTASVIHANLEMPSECMLFDISNACLGMVSAWEIVANMIETGAIKRAIILSGENSAPLLDNTIKTLNEDQSITRKSVKKYFANLTIGSAGVAYCLSHKDEAPNAPRITSITNRSDSKANKLCQGDGNPESLVMETDSEELLKYGKALAKKTFDDSGLNPKEIDIVIGHQVGKAHKEVVLGKLGLNKHDTFDTFDTLGNTGSAALPITLAKMNDVKGIEKGKKIALVGIGSGLSCSVLGVTW, from the coding sequence ATGAAATATAATAATGTCGTTATAGAAGACTATGCCTATATTGAACCGCCAGAGATTCTAACAAGTGATAAGTTAGAAGAATTACTTGGGCCAATTTATACAAGGCTTAAGCTTCCTCATGGAAGGCTTGAGCTAATGACAGGAATCAAGTCTCGCGGCTTTTGGCCAAACTCAACAAGGCCAAGTTCTATTGCAACAGAGGCAGGAAATAAGCTCTTAGATAAGCTTTCAAAAAAAGGCATCAAAAAGGGCGACATTAACCTTCTTATTAATTCAAGTGTCTGTCGTGATTTCTTAGAGCCTTCCACGGCCTCAGTTATTCACGCAAACCTTGAAATGCCTAGTGAATGTATGCTCTTTGATATCTCAAACGCCTGCCTTGGAATGGTAAGTGCATGGGAGATTGTGGCCAATATGATTGAAACCGGTGCCATCAAGCGTGCTATTATTCTTTCTGGTGAAAATAGTGCTCCATTATTGGATAATACAATAAAGACACTTAATGAAGATCAAAGCATTACAAGAAAGTCTGTAAAGAAGTACTTTGCGAACCTGACTATTGGTTCAGCAGGAGTCGCCTATTGTCTTTCTCACAAAGATGAAGCACCAAACGCTCCTCGTATCACTTCAATCACAAATCGCAGTGACTCTAAGGCCAATAAGCTATGCCAAGGGGATGGAAATCCTGAATCACTTGTTATGGAAACAGACTCAGAAGAATTATTAAAATATGGAAAGGCCTTAGCAAAGAAAACATTCGATGATTCAGGCCTTAACCCAAAAGAAATCGATATTGTAATTGGCCACCAAGTAGGAAAGGCCCATAAAGAAGTTGTCCTAGGAAAGTTAGGACTTAATAAGCATGATACCTTTGATACATTTGATACACTTGGAAACACTGGATCAGCTGCCCTACCAATTACCCTTGCCAAGATGAATGACGTTAAGGGAATTGAAAAAGGCAAGAAAATTGCCCTTGTTGGCATTGGATCAGGACTATCTTGTTCTGTATTGGGAGTAACTTGGTAA
- a CDS encoding alpha/beta fold hydrolase, with translation MNMTVNTWQHEYPFRNNFFEIDGKKYHYLDEGNPEGEVIIMLHGNPTWSFYYRNIVKELQEDYRCIVPDHFGCGLSDKPQDYDYTLENHIDNVLKLIDQLEIKIFKLLVHDWGGAIGMGVATSRPQAVTGVILLNTAAFKSLDIPKRIALCKLPVIGEPMVRTFNAFAWPATFMTTTKPLAKHIKEGYLHPYNNYANRIATARFVKDIPLSSSHPTYARLSQIEDNLKNVTCPKMFLWGAQDFCFNMKFLKRWKDFYPNSKYVVYENAGHYVIEDERENCLKEIKGFLNEYRA, from the coding sequence ATGAATATGACAGTAAATACATGGCAGCATGAATACCCATTTAGAAATAACTTCTTTGAAATTGATGGAAAGAAATACCACTACCTAGATGAAGGAAACCCAGAAGGTGAAGTAATAATTATGCTTCATGGAAATCCAACATGGTCTTTCTATTACAGGAATATTGTCAAAGAGCTACAAGAAGACTATCGCTGTATCGTACCAGACCACTTTGGTTGCGGACTTTCAGACAAACCACAAGATTATGATTACACATTAGAAAATCATATTGATAATGTTTTAAAATTAATCGACCAACTAGAGATAAAAATATTCAAGCTCTTAGTTCATGATTGGGGTGGCGCAATTGGAATGGGTGTTGCGACTTCAAGGCCACAAGCAGTGACAGGTGTCATCCTACTTAATACTGCGGCTTTTAAGTCTCTTGATATTCCAAAACGTATCGCACTTTGTAAGCTTCCAGTCATTGGAGAGCCAATGGTTAGGACTTTTAATGCCTTTGCATGGCCTGCTACATTTATGACAACGACAAAGCCATTAGCAAAGCATATTAAAGAAGGTTATCTTCACCCATATAATAATTATGCTAACCGAATTGCAACAGCTCGATTTGTTAAAGATATACCTTTATCAAGTAGTCATCCAACATATGCAAGACTTTCACAAATTGAAGATAATCTTAAAAATGTAACATGCCCCAAGATGTTTCTTTGGGGTGCACAAGATTTTTGTTTCAACATGAAATTTCTTAAACGTTGGAAAGATTTCTACCCAAATAGTAAGTATGTCGTTTATGAGAATGCTGGCCACTACGTAATTGAAGATGAAAGAGAGAATTGTCTTAAAGAAATAAAAGGTTTCTTAAATGAATATCGCGCATAG